One window of Methanospirillum lacunae genomic DNA carries:
- a CDS encoding GrpB family protein produces MVRISHYGSTSIPGIIAKPTIDILLEVIDGIYKETLITSLMGIGYLYDPQPRNPAPHMMFTKGYTPEGFSGQAFHVHIRYSGDWDELYFRDYLIQHPEVAARYSTLKLELQERDRFDREPYTRGKTEFISTITRIAKKTS; encoded by the coding sequence ATTGTCAGGATATCGCATTACGGAAGTACATCTATTCCCGGGATCATAGCAAAGCCTACGATTGATATTCTGCTTGAGGTTATCGATGGGATATACAAGGAAACCCTGATAACTTCGTTGATGGGTATCGGGTATCTTTACGATCCCCAACCTCGCAATCCTGCTCCCCACATGATGTTTACGAAAGGATACACCCCGGAGGGATTTTCAGGACAGGCATTTCATGTCCATATCAGATACAGCGGAGATTGGGATGAATTGTACTTCAGAGATTACCTGATTCAGCATCCAGAGGTTGCAGCCCGGTATAGTACCCTGAAACTTGAACTCCAGGAGAGAGATCGGTTTGATCGGGAGCCATACACCAGAGGAAAAACTGAGTTTATCTCTACGATCACTAGAATTGCGAAAAAAACTTCGTAA
- a CDS encoding hydrogenase large subunit — MGRQVVVPFGPQHPVLPEPIHLDLVLEDEKVVEAIPRIGYVHRGLEKLVEKRDYKDYIFIAERICGICSFIHSVGYSQGIEALMEIEVPARAEYLRTIWSEYSRLHSHLLWLGCFADSMGFENLFMQSWRIRESVLDVLEETTGGRVIQGSCKVGGVRKDIAAPQLTQMKAGLDILQSEVDDLVAVFTDEPTIKSRTVGVGHLSKKDAWELGAVGPMTRGSGIKSDMRMLGYGAYEYLDFKPVTHDDGDCYARCLVRAEEMSVSIDLIRQAIDAIPEGEIEVKVKGNPDGEYFSRVEQPRGEVLHFVKGGGKKNLLRHRVRTPTMANVPALVKTLAGCQMADVPVIVLSIDPCIGCMER, encoded by the coding sequence ATGGGTAGACAGGTTGTTGTTCCATTCGGACCTCAGCATCCGGTCCTGCCTGAACCGATCCATTTAGATCTGGTGCTTGAGGATGAGAAGGTCGTTGAGGCTATTCCGCGAATCGGATATGTCCACCGTGGTCTTGAGAAACTCGTTGAAAAGCGGGATTATAAAGATTACATCTTCATAGCAGAGCGTATCTGTGGAATCTGTAGTTTTATCCATAGTGTCGGGTACAGTCAGGGTATTGAAGCTCTTATGGAAATAGAGGTGCCAGCCCGGGCAGAATATCTGAGAACGATCTGGTCTGAGTACTCACGTCTGCACAGTCATCTTCTCTGGCTTGGATGTTTCGCAGACAGTATGGGATTTGAAAATCTCTTCATGCAGTCATGGCGAATCAGGGAAAGTGTGCTTGATGTGCTTGAGGAGACAACTGGCGGAAGAGTCATCCAGGGAAGTTGCAAAGTCGGTGGTGTGAGAAAAGATATCGCAGCACCTCAGCTTACACAGATGAAAGCAGGTCTTGATATTCTGCAGTCAGAGGTTGATGACCTTGTGGCAGTCTTCACTGATGAGCCGACAATCAAGAGTAGAACAGTCGGAGTCGGTCATCTCTCAAAGAAAGATGCATGGGAACTCGGGGCAGTAGGACCAATGACCCGGGGATCCGGGATTAAGAGTGACATGCGGATGCTTGGATATGGTGCATACGAGTATCTTGATTTCAAACCGGTAACGCACGACGATGGAGATTGTTATGCCAGGTGTCTTGTCAGGGCAGAGGAGATGTCAGTCTCAATTGATCTGATCAGGCAGGCCATCGATGCAATTCCTGAAGGAGAGATCGAGGTCAAAGTGAAAGGCAACCCTGACGGTGAATACTTCTCACGAGTCGAACAGCCACGGGGCGAAGTGCTCCATTTTGTAAAAGGTGGTGGAAAGAAAAATCTTCTCAGGCACCGTGTCCGGACTCCAACAATGGCAAATGTTCCTGCCCTGGTTAAGACGCTTGCCGGCTGTCAAATGGCTGATGTTCCGGTAATTGTGCTCTCAATTGATCCCTGCATTGGTTGTATGGAGCGGTAA
- a CDS encoding respiratory chain complex I subunit 1 family protein — protein MNTILTAIAFLILAPVIGVLVTGVDRIITARMQGRVGPPVLQPFLDIAKLFEKERVGVWQAPAVLIFLHLAFMVVTGLIFFGGGDLLLAIFALTLSEVFLVLAAYSTRSPYAHVGAGRELIQLIAVEPVIILTAVGFYEVTGSFAASDIMNFSGLPVILLPGIFISVVCILTFKLRKSPFDLSTSHHAHQELVKGVMTEFSGSTLGMVEIAHLYEIVILLGLVYLFFVGNPILGVLAIIIVYFLEMLADNSTSRVKWLPALRGAWIITLILGGGNIIALSLL, from the coding sequence ATGAATACCATCCTGACAGCAATTGCATTTCTAATCCTCGCTCCCGTGATTGGTGTCCTTGTCACCGGAGTTGACCGAATCATCACAGCACGGATGCAGGGGCGGGTAGGACCACCTGTTCTTCAGCCATTCCTTGATATTGCCAAACTCTTTGAGAAAGAGAGAGTTGGAGTATGGCAGGCACCAGCAGTCCTCATATTCCTGCATCTTGCCTTTATGGTAGTTACCGGCTTGATATTCTTTGGCGGTGGTGATCTGCTGCTAGCGATATTTGCCCTGACATTATCTGAGGTATTCCTGGTTCTTGCTGCATACAGCACACGATCTCCATATGCTCATGTGGGTGCAGGGAGAGAACTTATCCAGTTGATTGCAGTTGAACCTGTTATCATTCTCACAGCAGTAGGATTCTATGAAGTAACCGGGAGTTTTGCAGCAAGCGATATCATGAACTTTTCAGGACTCCCTGTCATCCTTCTGCCTGGAATCTTCATCTCTGTAGTCTGTATCCTGACCTTCAAACTCAGAAAATCACCATTTGACCTTTCCACCTCTCACCATGCACACCAGGAACTGGTTAAAGGGGTAATGACTGAGTTTTCAGGCTCAACACTCGGAATGGTTGAGATCGCCCACCTCTATGAAATAGTCATCCTACTCGGGCTCGTTTATCTCTTCTTTGTAGGAAATCCAATACTCGGAGTTCTGGCAATTATTATCGTTTACTTCCTTGAGATGCTTGCAGACAACAGCACATCACGTGTAAAATGGCTCCCGGCCCTCAGGGGTGCCTGGATTATTACCCTGATTCTAGGGGGAGGAAACATCATCGCCCTTTCACTGCTCTGA
- a CDS encoding DNA-methyltransferase — translation MMSICTLYNESCITGARKHLEENSVDLIITDPPYGIKGDTLHKHYNRNESCVVDGYVEIPEEEYGQFSIEWIKEAERILKPGSSIYIVSGYSNLYHILHALRHTSLIEINHIVWKYNFGVWTSRKYISSHYHILFYEKPGGRRTFNLESRFGAEEKSLEGGSLNYQDREDVWVINREYKPGQIKNKNELPVQLLTKMILYSSNEGDLVCDLFLGGGSTARTAVGLNRRAVGFEISPSIYSVRVPELMNLTPGFLLNEQRIPECSAPKRQRERWTSESRSDLLQRYKDLKGEGLKKGEIVERLMEDLGRGKWAIIKALKALEQDI, via the coding sequence ATGATGTCTATCTGCACACTTTATAACGAATCTTGTATTACCGGTGCCAGAAAGCACCTTGAAGAGAATTCAGTTGATCTTATCATTACCGATCCACCGTATGGCATCAAGGGAGATACTCTCCATAAGCATTACAACAGGAATGAGAGCTGTGTTGTTGATGGATATGTTGAGATCCCAGAAGAGGAGTACGGGCAGTTCTCAATTGAGTGGATAAAAGAGGCTGAACGGATTTTAAAACCAGGTAGTTCGATTTATATTGTATCAGGATATTCGAACCTTTACCATATCCTTCATGCACTCAGGCACACCTCGCTAATCGAGATCAATCACATCGTCTGGAAATACAACTTTGGAGTCTGGACAAGTCGCAAGTACATCTCATCCCATTACCACATCCTTTTTTATGAAAAACCTGGTGGAAGGCGGACATTCAACCTTGAATCCAGATTCGGGGCAGAGGAGAAATCTTTAGAAGGGGGTTCATTAAATTACCAGGACAGAGAGGATGTATGGGTAATAAATCGCGAGTACAAACCCGGGCAGATTAAAAACAAGAATGAACTCCCGGTGCAGCTTCTGACAAAGATGATCCTGTATTCCAGCAATGAGGGAGATCTGGTATGTGATCTCTTTTTAGGAGGCGGCTCAACGGCACGGACAGCAGTTGGGCTGAATAGAAGGGCAGTCGGATTTGAAATATCTCCTTCAATCTATTCTGTGAGGGTTCCTGAACTAATGAATCTAACCCCTGGATTTCTCCTCAATGAACAACGGATTCCTGAATGCTCTGCTCCAAAAAGGCAGAGGGAGAGGTGGACATCTGAATCGCGATCTGATCTTCTGCAGAGGTACAAGGATCTTAAAGGAGAAGGTCTGAAGAAAGGGGAGATTGTTGAGAGATTGATGGAAGATCTTGGCCGGGGGAAATGGGCAATCATCAAGGCACTCAAGGCATTAGAACAGGATATTTGA
- a CDS encoding NADH-quinone oxidoreductase subunit B family protein, with protein MAYLSKSPWILHYDASSCNGCDIEILACLTPRYDVERFGIINTGNPKHADILVITGGVNEQNRSVIQNLYDQMPHPKVVVGVGICACTGGIFKECYNIAGGVGEILPVDVWVPGCAARPEQIIDGIVKALGILEQKRADMSRAEAGA; from the coding sequence ATGGCATACTTATCAAAATCACCCTGGATACTCCATTACGATGCCTCCAGTTGTAATGGGTGCGATATCGAGATTCTTGCCTGCCTGACCCCGCGGTACGATGTGGAGAGATTTGGGATAATCAATACTGGAAATCCCAAACATGCAGATATCCTCGTCATTACCGGTGGCGTTAATGAGCAGAACAGGTCAGTAATCCAGAACCTCTATGACCAGATGCCACACCCAAAGGTCGTTGTAGGTGTTGGAATTTGTGCCTGTACAGGCGGAATCTTCAAAGAGTGTTACAATATCGCAGGCGGAGTAGGAGAGATTCTTCCAGTTGATGTCTGGGTTCCCGGATGTGCAGCACGACCTGAACAGATCATCGATGGAATAGTCAAGGCTCTTGGAATTCTTGAACAAAAACGAGCAGATATGAGCCGAGCGGAGGCTGGGGCATGA
- the endA gene encoding tRNA-intron lyase, with translation MKARLESGHVMLGQDGLTLYDQSGFGRPLKEGVRLSPVEALYLVYRGRIEVPGFDFDSLLVHFSGDIHVLRSFLVYRDIRERGYVVQTGPQDFRIFRRGEKPGKGESLYMLRVLSERDLIDFAVVRKEVQATINMRKRHVLAVVDDEFELTYYEVKIQKPAPIEDTQNPEPVCGILSSRSVIIPAAPESVYDQAFYGKRFDDDRIVLSTIESVSLMEQGFVTVNHEGRNITAQEYREMIREFDTEMEPKLKVYQNLRSLNYIPKTGYKFGHHFRVYLGRKVHSEMLVQAIEPNTTLPMNIISRSVRMAHSVKKKMLFGCIHAEGIAYVEFARIKL, from the coding sequence GTGAAGGCAAGGCTAGAAAGCGGGCACGTCATGCTCGGGCAGGACGGATTAACCCTGTATGATCAGAGCGGTTTTGGAAGACCGCTAAAAGAAGGAGTCCGTCTCTCTCCAGTTGAGGCTCTGTACCTTGTATATCGTGGCCGAATTGAGGTTCCCGGGTTTGATTTTGACTCACTCCTTGTCCATTTCTCTGGTGATATTCATGTTCTGAGATCTTTCCTTGTCTACCGGGACATCAGGGAAAGAGGGTATGTTGTTCAGACAGGTCCACAGGACTTCAGGATATTTCGTCGTGGTGAGAAACCAGGAAAAGGGGAGTCTCTGTATATGCTCCGGGTCCTGTCCGAACGTGATCTCATCGATTTTGCGGTGGTAAGAAAAGAAGTTCAGGCTACCATAAACATGCGAAAACGCCATGTTCTTGCAGTTGTTGATGACGAGTTTGAACTGACTTATTACGAGGTCAAGATCCAAAAACCCGCACCCATCGAAGATACCCAGAATCCGGAACCGGTATGTGGCATTCTTTCAAGTAGATCGGTGATAATACCAGCAGCACCTGAATCTGTATATGATCAGGCATTTTATGGGAAACGCTTTGATGACGATCGGATCGTCCTCTCAACAATCGAGTCGGTATCACTCATGGAACAGGGATTTGTGACGGTAAACCATGAAGGCCGTAATATCACTGCTCAAGAATATCGTGAGATGATCCGTGAGTTCGATACTGAAATGGAACCAAAACTGAAGGTTTATCAAAATCTGCGATCATTGAACTATATTCCAAAAACCGGTTATAAGTTCGGCCATCACTTCAGGGTGTACCTCGGTAGAAAGGTCCACTCTGAAATGCTCGTTCAGGCCATTGAGCCTAATACTACTCTTCCGATGAATATCATTTCCCGGTCAGTCAGGATGGCACACAGCGTCAAAAAGAAGATGCTTTTTGGTTGTATACATGCAGAAGGCATCGCGTACGTTGAGTTTGCACGAATTAAACTCTGA
- a CDS encoding NADH-quinone oxidoreductase subunit 5 family protein, which produces MIDANLITVMYVDLYVELLLFLIMFPLIPALILTVLRNENLRGIVVTAGAGICALGSILLLALPVGQNQLFFTVPAPGIALVMLVLEILIAGYLVMVSVKAKQFLITGFVLLQLLLIGGAEWLGLEGHAKVPDLLTDEFSAIMAVIIGVIGGIICIYALGYMREYHEHHKDLPDKRPKFFAILFLFLSAMFGVVFSNNLIWMYFFWEVTTLCSYLLIRYPENGEAVTNAFRALLYNLIGGACFPIAILYILMNGGSEHLGIGSLIAAGPAIALVPACLIAIAGCAKSAQLPFSSWLVGAMVAPTPVSALLHSSTMVKAGVYAIARFAPVFDGQILGMVIALIGGVTFLVTSCIAISQSNAKKVLAYSTIANLGLIVACAGVGTPEALWAAIFLIIFHAISKSLLFLSVGTVEHRVGSRDIEDMTGLAASMPKVSLMMLIGIAGMFLAPFGMLISKWASIHAFSQALPPFGMILIVILAYGSAVTVFFWAKWMGKLLEVRKWEESIEFQISRAEWAALIPLTALTIIACFGIAPISTYLIEPFLVMTYGPISELIPASNLMIMLLMLALIVVLPVLMVKILIPRRNLRRYMGGVTVHDGLMEGSIGMKREISLSNLYLEDLFPEAGLSKYGSLITIVLFCVLLIGLISGGVL; this is translated from the coding sequence ATGATAGATGCAAATCTCATCACAGTGATGTATGTGGATCTGTATGTGGAACTGCTTCTCTTTCTGATCATGTTTCCCCTCATTCCCGCATTGATTCTCACTGTGCTTCGCAATGAGAATCTCAGGGGAATAGTGGTCACTGCGGGAGCAGGGATTTGTGCCCTCGGATCAATTCTTCTTCTTGCGTTGCCAGTTGGACAGAACCAGTTATTTTTCACAGTCCCGGCACCAGGTATTGCATTAGTTATGCTGGTTCTTGAGATCCTGATTGCAGGATATCTGGTAATGGTGAGTGTGAAGGCAAAGCAATTCCTGATAACCGGGTTTGTACTCTTACAACTGCTTCTTATCGGAGGAGCAGAATGGCTTGGTCTTGAAGGGCATGCAAAAGTGCCGGACCTGCTTACAGATGAGTTCTCTGCTATCATGGCAGTGATCATCGGAGTTATTGGTGGGATTATCTGTATTTACGCACTTGGATATATGCGTGAATATCATGAACACCATAAAGATCTCCCAGATAAGAGGCCGAAATTTTTTGCTATTCTCTTCCTCTTCCTTTCTGCGATGTTCGGAGTGGTCTTCTCAAATAACCTCATCTGGATGTACTTTTTTTGGGAAGTAACAACCCTCTGTTCATATCTGTTGATCAGATACCCGGAGAATGGTGAGGCTGTCACAAACGCATTCCGGGCACTTCTCTATAACCTTATAGGAGGAGCCTGTTTCCCAATAGCAATACTCTATATCCTTATGAATGGGGGATCGGAACATCTGGGAATCGGCAGCCTCATAGCAGCTGGACCTGCAATTGCTCTTGTACCCGCCTGTCTGATTGCCATCGCTGGATGTGCAAAATCGGCCCAGCTTCCATTTTCATCCTGGCTTGTGGGGGCGATGGTAGCACCAACTCCGGTCTCAGCCCTGCTCCATTCAAGTACAATGGTAAAGGCCGGAGTCTACGCTATTGCCAGGTTTGCTCCAGTGTTTGACGGACAAATCCTTGGAATGGTCATAGCCCTGATTGGTGGAGTAACATTCCTGGTCACATCCTGTATAGCGATATCACAGAGCAACGCCAAGAAAGTCCTTGCCTACTCAACAATAGCAAATCTCGGACTGATCGTGGCTTGTGCAGGAGTCGGAACTCCTGAAGCACTCTGGGCGGCCATATTCCTGATAATTTTCCATGCTATCTCCAAGTCACTCCTCTTCCTCTCCGTGGGAACTGTAGAACACCGGGTTGGGAGTAGGGATATTGAGGATATGACCGGTCTTGCAGCATCAATGCCAAAGGTCAGTCTTATGATGCTGATCGGTATCGCAGGAATGTTCCTGGCTCCGTTCGGAATGCTCATCTCCAAATGGGCATCAATACATGCCTTTTCACAGGCTCTTCCACCATTTGGAATGATTCTTATCGTAATTCTCGCCTATGGAAGTGCCGTAACGGTGTTCTTCTGGGCTAAGTGGATGGGCAAACTCCTAGAAGTCAGAAAATGGGAGGAATCAATAGAATTTCAGATCTCCCGGGCCGAGTGGGCAGCTCTTATACCCCTGACAGCCCTGACTATCATCGCTTGTTTTGGAATTGCACCAATCTCGACATACCTTATTGAACCATTCCTTGTCATGACATACGGACCGATATCTGAGTTGATCCCGGCATCCAATCTTATGATTATGCTTCTTATGCTGGCTCTCATCGTCGTACTTCCGGTGTTGATGGTAAAGATTCTCATACCAAGAAGAAACCTCAGGCGGTATATGGGTGGTGTTACTGTACATGATGGACTCATGGAGGGTAGTATTGGCATGAAACGTGAGATCTCACTTTCAAACCTGTATCTTGAAGATCTCTTCCCAGAAGCCGGTCTCTCAAAGTATGGCTCACTGATCACAATCGTCCTTTTCTGTGTTCTGCTAATAGGACTCATCAGTGGAGGTGTACTATGA
- a CDS encoding tryptophan--tRNA ligase, with translation MESSINPWASTDQSVDIERLHTEFGIERIETAVSDLPDLPYFMKRGIVFGHRDYGQIAKAIVNHDPFHILTGFMPSGHPHLGHLMVMKEVVWHVEQGGNGYICVADREAHAVRNLSWEQCKTFGDEYLSCLFALGYEGETYQQSQNRVVQDLAFEASTKVNFSEMSAIYGFTPETDIGHAMSVLTQVSDILYPQVDDEPAPTVVPAGLDQDPHVRLTRGIAHKLRMFTVEDRETHISIRSKEAPKEAMDAVQKAFKGSKRYEGHIDVTGVPHDIVAKTIRAIERTNGGYGFVTPSATYHRFMPGLTGGKMSSSVPESIIGFYEDDKVVNKKIMSALTGGRMTLQEQKELGGEADKCPIYLLNLFHMVTDDTELAEIHRRCKAGELMCGQCKKDTSARVLAFLSDFREKIAVASDILASRSC, from the coding sequence ATGGAATCCAGCATAAACCCATGGGCTTCAACAGATCAATCTGTCGATATTGAACGGCTTCACACGGAGTTTGGGATAGAACGGATAGAGACTGCAGTCAGTGACCTTCCTGATCTACCATATTTTATGAAGCGGGGGATTGTGTTTGGTCACCGCGATTATGGTCAGATCGCTAAAGCGATTGTGAATCATGATCCGTTTCATATCCTAACCGGGTTTATGCCCTCTGGCCATCCACATCTCGGGCACCTGATGGTGATGAAAGAAGTAGTCTGGCACGTCGAGCAGGGTGGAAACGGATACATATGTGTTGCTGATCGTGAGGCTCATGCTGTCAGAAATCTCTCGTGGGAGCAGTGTAAAACATTCGGGGATGAATATCTCTCCTGTCTGTTTGCTCTTGGATATGAGGGAGAAACATACCAGCAGAGTCAGAATAGAGTTGTACAGGATCTTGCATTTGAAGCTTCCACGAAGGTTAATTTCTCTGAGATGAGTGCCATCTACGGGTTTACTCCAGAAACTGATATCGGGCATGCGATGAGTGTACTCACACAGGTATCTGACATTCTTTATCCACAGGTCGATGATGAACCGGCACCAACTGTGGTTCCAGCCGGGCTTGATCAGGATCCTCATGTGAGACTTACGAGGGGTATAGCACATAAACTCCGAATGTTCACGGTAGAAGACCGTGAAACCCATATAAGTATTAGATCTAAAGAGGCCCCGAAAGAGGCTATGGATGCTGTACAAAAGGCATTCAAAGGATCAAAACGGTATGAGGGTCATATTGATGTTACCGGAGTTCCTCATGATATCGTCGCAAAAACCATCAGGGCCATTGAGCGGACAAATGGTGGTTATGGTTTTGTCACACCCTCTGCAACATATCACCGGTTTATGCCAGGCCTTACCGGTGGAAAAATGTCCTCAAGTGTTCCTGAAAGTATCATCGGGTTCTATGAGGATGATAAGGTGGTCAATAAGAAGATCATGTCTGCCCTGACCGGTGGGCGAATGACCTTGCAGGAACAGAAAGAACTTGGTGGAGAGGCTGACAAATGCCCGATTTATCTATTGAACCTATTTCATATGGTTACAGATGACACAGAACTGGCAGAAATTCACCGACGGTGTAAGGCTGGAGAACTGATGTGTGGTCAGTGCAAGAAAGATACTTCTGCACGGGTGCTCGCCTTCTTATCCGATTTCAGGGAAAAGATAGCAGTGGCATCTGATATCCTGGCCAGCAGATCTTGTTGA
- a CDS encoding MFS transporter codes for MGSQDQHHYFPLLLSISLAIFMGSLDGTIVNIAIPSISESFSLSTSAVSWVSTIYLLVMAGCVLIFGKISDIIGFKRIFLTGFVVFTIGSFTCGTLPELTGSFLTLVGSRAFQGIGGAMLTAIAPAMVNAYIPMEKKGKAMGFIMTVAALGTAIGPTVGGILTEYLSWNWIFFINVPVGIIAVLIGQRYIPVLALSSSHESFDRIGAVLIFSGLGFLLFGMSEGDSIGWTSPVIAGSLTLAFILLALFVRTEFRAPYPLLELRLFKDRNFFCLNLIMALLFFGFSGINYLLPFYLKYVGGYSTSTSGLILTSLSFAMMVTGLLAGTLYARVGGRRIANVGAFLLLVGYFLILQLHVNTTLWYVVLCLAMIGFGLGFMITPISSMIMSSVAKQYQGMASSLTSLERFAPLTIGIAVFNAIFIQGMILIATEYGVTRSAPMYIQQRALTAGFDLTFCATFIFGIAVLILTFIIKEKVHPDYLEDSS; via the coding sequence ATGGGTTCTCAGGATCAGCACCATTATTTCCCGCTTCTGCTCTCAATTTCACTTGCCATCTTCATGGGTTCTCTAGATGGTACAATTGTAAATATAGCCATCCCTTCAATATCAGAGTCATTCTCCCTCTCTACATCTGCTGTGAGCTGGGTATCAACTATCTATCTGCTGGTCATGGCCGGCTGTGTTCTGATTTTTGGAAAAATTTCTGATATTATTGGATTTAAACGGATTTTTCTCACCGGATTTGTGGTTTTTACCATTGGTTCTTTTACTTGTGGTACCCTGCCTGAACTGACCGGGTCGTTTCTTACTTTGGTAGGGTCACGAGCATTTCAGGGAATTGGTGGTGCAATGTTGACAGCAATCGCTCCTGCAATGGTGAATGCGTATATTCCGATGGAAAAGAAAGGGAAAGCGATGGGCTTTATTATGACCGTTGCTGCTCTTGGAACAGCCATCGGTCCGACTGTTGGTGGTATCCTTACTGAATATCTCTCCTGGAACTGGATCTTCTTTATTAATGTCCCAGTTGGTATCATTGCTGTCCTGATTGGCCAACGATATATTCCTGTCCTTGCTCTATCATCCTCCCACGAATCATTTGATCGAATCGGAGCAGTCCTTATCTTTTCAGGACTTGGATTTCTCCTCTTTGGAATGTCTGAAGGAGATTCAATTGGGTGGACTTCTCCCGTTATCGCTGGATCACTCACTCTTGCATTCATTCTTCTTGCCTTGTTTGTCCGAACTGAGTTCCGTGCTCCGTATCCACTCCTCGAACTCCGACTCTTTAAGGACCGGAATTTCTTTTGTTTAAACCTCATCATGGCGTTGCTGTTCTTCGGGTTTTCAGGAATTAATTATCTACTCCCCTTTTATCTGAAGTATGTAGGGGGATACAGCACTTCAACATCAGGTCTGATACTTACATCCCTTTCGTTTGCGATGATGGTCACCGGCCTGCTTGCAGGTACTCTTTATGCTAGGGTAGGTGGGAGACGGATAGCCAATGTTGGTGCCTTTCTTCTTCTGGTTGGATATTTCCTGATTCTACAACTTCATGTTAATACTACCCTTTGGTATGTGGTCCTATGTCTTGCGATGATTGGCTTTGGTCTTGGTTTTATGATCACTCCAATTTCAAGCATGATTATGAGTTCAGTTGCCAAGCAGTACCAGGGTATGGCCTCATCACTGACGAGTCTTGAGCGGTTTGCACCCCTGACAATAGGGATTGCAGTCTTTAATGCGATATTTATCCAGGGAATGATTCTTATTGCAACTGAGTATGGTGTTACCCGGAGTGCACCAATGTACATCCAACAGAGGGCTCTAACGGCTGGGTTTGATCTGACCTTTTGCGCAACTTTTATTTTTGGAATTGCAGTTCTCATTCTGACTTTTATTATAAAAGAGAAGGTGCACCCAGATTATCTGGAAGACTCTTCCTGA
- a CDS encoding NADH-quinone oxidoreductase subunit C, which yields MRKEGQETIEVTLQTLASEVQKQKDIGSRLVQICCARIGDDFELHYSFEHVDQDQKFKFVDLKLITDAGSPINSITGIYFAAFGYENEISDLYGLKIQGNLLDFKGTFITTSIPYPFGKPTVAKKEGA from the coding sequence ATGAGAAAGGAAGGACAAGAGACGATTGAAGTAACCCTTCAGACACTTGCATCTGAAGTGCAAAAACAGAAAGATATCGGCTCCCGGCTGGTTCAGATCTGTTGTGCACGGATTGGAGATGATTTTGAACTCCATTACTCATTTGAACATGTAGATCAGGATCAGAAGTTCAAATTCGTAGACCTGAAACTGATAACTGATGCAGGTTCTCCAATTAACAGCATTACCGGGATATACTTTGCGGCATTCGGATATGAGAATGAGATCTCTGATCTTTACGGACTGAAAATACAAGGAAATCTCCTTGACTTCAAAGGGACTTTTATCACGACATCAATTCCTTATCCATTCGGAAAACCTACTGTCGCCAAAAAGGAGGGAGCCTGA
- a CDS encoding 4Fe-4S binding protein, with translation MSAFTITKMIAKSLIRGPDTRRYPAVPAKKTPQTRGHLVVEIEKCIFCGLCSMHCPADAIIVTKAERTWHIDRFRCIVCGGCVEYCPKDCLHLLPEYLPPQEKQQGETYTGPEPVGAQEAAPAS, from the coding sequence ATGAGTGCCTTTACGATTACAAAGATGATTGCAAAATCCCTGATAAGGGGACCGGACACCCGCAGGTACCCTGCTGTGCCTGCAAAAAAGACTCCACAAACCCGGGGACACCTTGTTGTTGAGATTGAAAAGTGCATTTTCTGCGGGTTATGTAGTATGCACTGTCCTGCCGATGCAATCATAGTAACGAAGGCAGAGAGGACGTGGCATATAGACCGGTTCAGGTGTATCGTCTGCGGAGGGTGTGTTGAATACTGTCCAAAAGACTGTCTGCATCTTCTGCCAGAGTATCTTCCCCCTCAGGAAAAACAACAGGGCGAGACATATACCGGACCTGAACCTGTTGGTGCACAAGAGGCAGCACCGGCATCATAA